CGGGGAGCATCCCCGGCTGCAGCGTAGGTACCGCGGTCAGTGGGGGCATCACGTGTACCACGTGGAGCCTCGCTGAAGAACCCAGCGCTCTCTCGTCCGCCCACAACAACGCGCGGCGGGAGCATTCCGCGAAGTCCACCGGAACCAAAAACAGCTGTCCACCTCCTGTTGGGGCCGACGTATCTGACTGAGTCATCTCATCACCTCACTCGAAACGGATGACAGCCTCTGGCCCGGTCATCCGGAACGTAAACGTTTCCGTAAGATAAAGGCGCAAGTGCGTCGCGGTATGCGCCTCGTAGCCAAGGCTGCAGTCTTGGCCGATCGTGGTCGTGAAGTCGCCGCCGCGCATGCTGAGTAGCATTGGCTTCGGCGCGTCCGGGGCGTGAATGATGTCACCCTCGAGGGTCCTGGCGAGGAGTTTCCGTGGGGGATAACTCTCTCCCGCTGCACTGAGTTCACGATAGCTCTTGGTATCCAGCACGAGCGCATAGGGGCCATCAACGCCCTGCTCGCGGAAGCGCGCGAGGCCAGAAGCGACGAGCTTGGGTAGCGCCTCGGGGTCCCGGTTCCAGCGAATCGCCTCGTGGTGTTTCGCCGAGTTCAAACCGGTGATCCCACCCTGAGCAAAGCCGTTGTAGACGGCTCGCTCTTCGAAAGTCGCGAGCTGGATCGCAGCGTCCACCGCGGGATCGAGATTCACGTCGTCGGCGCCGCGGGAGAGGTTATCTAGCTCCCACTGCTCGAGCTCGAACGGGACGCGCACCTCTACCAAGGGTTGCACTTGGCGCACACCGTACTGCACGCGCGCCTCTTGGCTCTCCGGTGTGCTCACGCGCCCGAGGTTGAGCGCGGAGAAGTCGAAACCCTTCGGACCGTCGACATCCACAACACGCCGCGTAGAGAGGCGGGTGCGGAGCACACCCGCTACCTCCGCCTCCACCGCGGCCCATGCGGCGCCGCTGATGGGCGCCAAGCGCTGTCTCAAAAAATCCATGTCATCCTTTCAGCCGATGGCGTCGGCTCTTCTCAGTAGGGGCGCTTGATCTCGAGCTGCACGACATCTACGCGGCGGTCGTATCCCTGGGCGATGAGCGGGTCGTTGCCTGCTCGCGCCTGGCTCTCACCGGCCGATTTGAGTTCGATGCGGTCGGGGGAAATGCCGTACGCAACCAGCACATCCTTCACGGTCTGCGCACGTTCGAGACCGAGGCGCTGGTTGTACGCGGTGCTGCCGCGCGTATCCGTGTGACCGATCAGCAGGATCTTGGCGTCACGATGATTCGGGTCGTTCAAGCACTCCGCCAATCCGGAGAGCTCGAGGTGGTCTTGGGGCCGCGCCTTCGCCTTGTCAAAGTCGAAGAACGGGATTTCCGTGGGGCAGCCAGCCTCCGCGGGCCCCACGTCGATCTGGACGTAGCGGGCGCTATACTTCGCGGGCTCCCCCAGTGAGGGGTTGTATTCGTTATCCGCGCCCGCCGGCGGCAGGTTGGGGTCGGTGTTCTCTTGCACCGGGGCAGCACACGCCACCGCGCAGAAAAGCGCGCCGAGCGTCGCGCCCAGCATAAATCCGCGTGGATACTTAGGGCGTGGCGACCCGGCGCGACGATTGTCGTCCTGTCTATTCATCACTCCTCCTTTTGAGGACGTGAGTTGCAGACCGCGTGCCAAAGACTGCGAGCTTCGAGGCCAGCTCAGCAGGGAAAAAACCCGCCAGAACGCGGCGCAATGTTCGAGCGAGACCCGCCTGTGTGCGTGGCGCGTTGCCCCGCAAGACGCGCGGCAGCCCCACGCCCAGCGCGGCAGGGCTAGCGCAAGTGCCGTGCGCTACTTCTTGCCTTCGACGCGAAGCTTCTCCGAGTCGCGTCGGGCGGCAGCCTGAAGGCGCGCCTTGAGGCGCCCGGCGTATCCGAGCTTGTTCTCCTGCTTCAGCCGAGCAATTGCCAGCGCGTCGTCGGGAACGTCCTGCGTCACCGTGGTGCCAGTCGCCACGTACGCTCCTGCCCCGATGTTGACCGGTGCCACGAGCTGACTGTCGCTGCCGATGAATGCGCCCGCGCCGATCACGGTGCGGTGCTTCTTGAAGCCGTCGTAGTTGCAGAAGATGGTTCCAGCGCCGATATTCGCGTTCTCACCGACATCCCCGTCGCCAAGATAGGCAAGGTGATTGGCCTTCGCGCCCTTGCGCAAGCGGGTCTTCTTGATCTCCACGAAGTTCCCAACGCGCGCCTTCTCCTCAACCAAGCTCTCGGGGCGCAGATGCGCAAAAGGGCCAATCTCGGCCCACTCTCCAACACTGCTGCCGATCACCACCGAGTAAGGCTTGAGCATCGCGTTCTTGCCGATGCGTGAGTCCGTGATCACGCAACCGACATCGATCGTCGCGCCTTCCTCGACCTGCGTGCTGCCTCGCAGGCACACGCCGTCTTGAATCGTCGCGTCAACGCCGACTTCCACGGAGTCGTCGATGCGAGCGTTGCCGCGGATGTTCGCGCCTCGGCGACCGTGCGCGACAGCGATCCGTCGAAACAGGATCGCCTCTGCTTCTGCGAGCTGAGCACGATCGTTGACGCCGAGCATGGCCTCTTCCTCTCCAACGATGCCTAGCGCTCCACCCGCCCCAGTAGCGCGAGCGACCACGTCGGTGAGATAGAACTCGCCCTGAGCGTTGTTGCTGTCGAGACTCGCTAGCGCGTCGCGCAGAAACGCAGTGCGCGCCACGTACACACCTGCGTTGATCTCCTGCACCGCGCGCTCTTCGTCGCTGCGCAGGTCCTTGAACTCACGGATCTCCTGAACCTTGCCCTCGGCGTCACGTAAGATCCGTCCGTAAGAACCCGGTTCCTCGAGGATACACGTCAAGAAGGCTACAGGTGATGCGGGTTGCTCCTCCAGCGCTTTGGTCAGCCGGGCCAGATCCTCGCTGCGCAAGAGGGGTGTATCGCCGCAAAGGATCATCACTCGCTCTGCATCCTGCAACGGTTCGAGACCGACACGCGCCGCGTCCCCGGTGCCGCGAGGGGGGTCTTGCGTCGCGAAAGCGACTCGCTCGCGCCCGAACGCCGCTTCGATGTAGCTCTGAATGGCGTCCCGGTTCTCCGGGTTGACCACGATCACCACGCGCTCCGCACCAGCCTCAAACGCTGCTCGCACTGGAAAGTGCACCAAGGGTCGCCCAGCGACGGGGTGCAACACCTTGTTGAGCGCGCTCTTCATGCGCGTGCCTTTGCCTGCCGCCAAGATGATCGCCACGAGCTCTGACATGGGGCGAGGTTTTGCCACTCTGCGAGGCATCTGACCATGGCCAGCCTGCGGCTCGTCGAAACCCCTTGTTTAGAGCGGTGAGCGTCCACCCAGCTCACCGAACGGTGAAGCAAGCAGGGCGCGGCGCGCATCGGTTCTGGTGTTCGGACGCTTGCCCTACGCCGCCAAAAAGGAACTGACGCCGCCCCTCAGCCCATCCGGGCTCCCCAGCACGAGCCTCGCAGGTCACGCAAGCAACGCGAGCGAACGACTCCTCAGGGAAGTGTCCAGCGGTCAATAGGACGCGCGCCTGAATACCAGAGGCACGCAGCGGTTTTGCGGCACCCCGCCGCAAAACCCGAAACGCGACTCAATTGCGCCAACGGTCACGCGAACGCCTCACGCGCCGATCCCGCTCCCCTTCGCGCGCCTAGCCGCAGAAATCGCGGCCAAATCGCGAGCGCCGATCCGGGCCCAGTCGCTGCGTCGCGTTACACGCCCGCAGGATTCGCGATTCACGCCTGCCTTCGAGGCGATACACTCGGGAAATCATGGCTATTGCTTTGCGGGGCGGTAACGGTCGGCACTCCAGGCGCGATGCGGGGCGCAAACTGCAAGAGCAGCGTCCTCGGCGGACACTCAGGCGCGCCGTGTTGGGCAGCGCTTGCGTTGCGCTGAGTGTGCTGGCGTGTTCGAGCGATTTCGATACGACGCGACGCGCGCCACCTCCCTCGACCTTGGGAGACGACATGTACTCCGCGCTCTGCGATCGCTTGGGAGCGAGCGTGCTGACGGAGGACCTGGAGGGGGCGTCCTACCGTGGGATCTGCCATATCGATGCCTCGGGGAAATATGCCGACACGGTGGACACCAAGCCCCTCGGCACCCTGCAAGGTGAAGCGGCCCTCACGCGCCAGTTCGCCATCAGCAAGCTAGAGGCGATGGCGCGGCGTCGGAGCCAGCTGATCGATGCCTTCAACGCCACCTTCCCCGACGACGAGATCAGCGACCCTTGGAGTGACAAGAACGAGTCGGTGCGCGGCCATGTGGCGCTGAGCCGTTTCATGAAAGGCATCGTGCCGCTCTACGAGTCCAACCCAGTAGAGCCTCAGGGCATGGAAGATACGCTGCCCTCCGTCACGCGCTCTACGGGCCGGTTGTTCTCCGGTCTGGCGGGACCGCCGAAGGACGACGAGTTCACGAGCGGTCTCGACCCGGCACAGGCAGAGGCGTTGGCCAGAGCGGCGCAAGACTCACTGGCTGGCCTTTCCGGGAGGCAAGGCTATCGCCCGCTCCGAGTGACGCTCGGCGCGTTGCGTCCGGCGCTGGCCTACCCGGAGCTACGCAGCCTCGCCCAGACGCTCACGCCGCATTTCGAGCCCAACGCGGATATGTACGATGCGCTGCAGGACGTACTTGGTATGACCCAAGGAGAACTCACGACATCGACCCCGAGCGCTCTGCCGGAGCCGCTCGAGGTGGTTGACGCGAGCACCCTGCAGCTCAACCGGCCGCGCACCAAGCTAGAAGTCGCGGCCGCGATGATGCTGAGCCAGGACCCGGTGTTTGCCGGCCCAGGCTCTGAACCGCGCTATCTGGTGCAGCGAGATCAGCGCGGCGTAGCCATCCCGAGCGCCGCGGTGATGGGCTCGCTCATCGTCGACAGCGACGGCGACGGGCTAGCCGACGTTGATTCCGCGGGGAGATTCGTCGGTCCCAATGGTTTGGCGCAGGTGGACCCGCCGTTCGTGGTCCCAGCCTTCCAGCGCGTTCAGGCCCCGGACTTCTATGGACGAGCTTTGACTTCAGGGGGGGAGGAAGTCTACGAGTACATCGACACCTCCCAGACGCTGACGGCGGCGCTGGTGCGCGACTTGGAGCCGCTGCTGAATCCGGATGCATCGGCTCCAGGCGGAGAGACCGTGCTCAACTTGCTGTCCGGTGCCTACCTGCTCTACGGCTCGCCGAAGGAGGTCCCCGCTGACTGGGCCAACGGCGGTAGCTACCCGAGCTTCGACAGCGCCACCTCCCCGCTGCTCGACTTGATCCACGCCGTGGGCCAGGTGTTCGCACACCCGGAGAGCGACAGCTGGCTCCTGATGGCCAAGCAGCTGATGCAGAACAACGAAGGCGACCTGGCGCGGCTGATCGGAGCCGCCCTGCGCGCCCGAGAGATCGGCAACCAGTTCCCCAACGTGAAGCTCGACATCAAGAGCACGTTCTGGGACGAGCTGATGCCGGTCGTTGTGAAGGTGCTGCAGAACGAAGGCCTATTCCGCAGGGTAATGGCAACCTTCAAGAACCCGAAGGTGCAAAACGAGCTGATGGAGGCGCTCTCCAAGTTCAACACCTACGCGGATCGCGCGACGTACGACCCCCGGGACCTGAACAGCCCCACGCTTCAGAACTTGTCCACCGGCGACACCAAGGAGCCCGTCCAGGTAGCCGTCGACTACTCCAAGCCGGACGTGGTGGGCAACCAGAGCCAGTGGTTCCAGGCGCTGCAGCTGATCCACGACATGAATCACGTGAACTCCTGCAACAAGCAGGGCGCCAAAGTTCGCGTGAAGATGTTCAACATCGATTTGAGCTGGCCGCTGATCGGGAGCTACGACGAGTGTGAGCTCTTGCGCATCCACGACATGGGCCTGCTCTACCTGGACGCGCTGATCGATCACTACGGTGAGCCACGCACCCCCGAGGGCATCATGGAGATCGAGGATGGCCTGCTGAACGGCATCCTCAACCTCTCGAGCAACATCGTGAGCATCGATCAAGTGTTCGAGGATTCCAGCCACATCACGGGCATGAGCCTCAACCCCACCCCCGAGGCGTTCAACCGCTTGGTGTTCTTCGGCACAGATAGCGACAAGTTTGGACCGGCTTTCGGTGGAACGATGCCCGACCAGGACAACTTCATCCCGCCCAACGGGAACGACGCGCGAGCTATCGAGACCAACGACTTCATCACTGGCCTGATCGAACCCCTCTCTACCAGCGTGTGCCCCACCCGCTTCAACTCGGCACACAACATCGAGCTAGCGGACTGCGCTCTGAGCAACTCGAACGATCTGCTTCGCCTTCGCGACCACGGAGCCATTTTCACGTGGGAAAAGCACAACTTCTACGCAGGCATCGCACCGGTGGTGCAGGCCTTCGACGATCCTGAAGAGAACGGGCAGCTCTTCCTCGAGCTGATCGAGGTCTTGTATCGCCATTGGCCAAGCGCCGGCCACGGCGACGAGTGCAGCAAGACCGGCACTTGGGAGCCAGGCGTCGCGAACTACAACCCGAAGTACTGCTCCGAGAGCGGCCTCAGGTACTACGAGCCGATCTTGGCGCAGATCTTCAAGACGGATCTCATCCCCGCGCTGGGGCGCATGACCGAGGTGCTCGAAGGCACGACCATCAACGACACCCGCAATGGGCGGCAGGTGGACGGCGTCGAGATGATCCGCCAGATCGGCCTCGCGCTCCTCGACCCGACCTACAGCCAGTCGGTGAACATGAAGGACCGCAAGGGCAAGTCGGTCACCACCTGGAGCGACGGCACCCACGGCACGACCCCCATCACGCCCTACGAGTTGTTCGCCAAGGCGATGCAGAACTTCGACACGGCCATGGCGGGTAGCTCACGGCTCCCGGGCTGGCGCAGCGCGCGTTCGAACCTGGTGGACACCTTCCTGCAAGTCGACGGCAGCGGCGCTGGCGCCAAGTTCCACAATCCCTCGACCCCCAAGGCCACGCCCATCCTGGTCGATGTGCTGCGGGAACAAATCAACGCCAACTGCCCGAAGCGCGAAACCTCCGGCACGCCCTGCGAGTGGGCCACCACCACGATGACCCAGAAGGCGGGGGAAACCTTCGAAGGCCCGAGCTTCAGCACCGTGATCGCGCTCTTGGACCTGCTGAACCAGGATCCCGAGACCCGCGTCGCGGTGAGCAACCTGCTGCGCTACCTGCTGCAGAAGGCGAGCGACCACGACGCGCTGAACTCCACGCTGACCTCGCTGAACGATCTGATGCAGCTCTTGGGGGACGATCAGCACATGCCGCCGATCTACAACGCAGTCGCGCTCGCAGCGGCTCCGGAAGGCAACACGGCCGACGGCAAGCCCCGTCCAGGCGCGGCGGATCGCGTGATCAAGCTGACCCAGGCACTCACGCAGGAACCGGCGGACGGCACGGGTAACCCTTACGACCGCTATCGCATGCTGGATCGCATCCTGCTGAATCTGGTGAGCCCCATCGACCCGAACAGCGACACGAGTCCGACACCCCTCGAGGTGTTCCTCGATACCGTCGCCGAGGTCAATCGCATCGACTCGAGCAAAGGACAGGATGAACCGCTGACCGCAGAAGATTTCCAGGCGGTATTTGCTACGGTGCGCGACTTCATGCTGAGCAAGAATCGCGGCATGGAGCAATTCTACGAAATCGTTCGCGGGCGCAACGGCAACTAGCCGCGCGCCCGCGTCAGCTCGCGGGCGTCACCGACTCTGCCCTATCAAGCGCGCGAACTCCGCTCCCCTCTCCTGTTTCTCCATTGCCTGAAGCGACACCAGCAGCATGAACCACAAGATCCGTACGGCAATCCTCAGCGCAGTCACGCTTAGCGCCGGGCTCTGCCTCCTGCCAAGCACCGCCCGAGCTGCGGGCCTCTACTTCTCGGACCGCGGGGTGCGCGGGCTCGGTCGCGGCGGTGCTTTGGTCGCCGGCTCAGACGACGCCGGGTCCATCTACTATAACCCCGCCGGCCTGGCGTTCACCGGCCATCAGTTCTTGTTTGATGCGTCCTGGCTCAACTACAGCGGCACCTATCAGCGCCAAGCCCGCGTCGAGCAAACGGATCCCAACACCGGAGAGCCCACCGGGCAATCGTTCACACGAACCTTCGCCAAGGTCGAAGGTACGAGCCCGGTGCTCCCCATCCCAACCCTGGTGTACGCGAATCCGCTCGGAACCAAGGATTTCAACTTCGCCCTCGGGCTTTGGGCGCCCTACGCGGCGATCACGAGCTATCCGGAGACCGTCGGAGGCAGCCCGGCGCCTCAACGGTACTCTCTGATCTCCCTGGATGGCTCAGCACTCGCCGTCGTTGGAGCCTACGCGTCCTGGCGCCCGGTGGACGAGCTAGCCCTCGGAGCTGGCATCGAGATGTTGACGGGCTTCTTCGAGACCAGCGTTGCGTTCAGCGCCTGCGTCCCCGATCGCTTCATCTGCGCGCCAGAACAGCCGGATTACGACGCGGTCAGCAAGCTCAAGGTGGGGACGATCTTTGCGCCGAGCGGTGTCCTGGGCGCCACCGTGGTGCCTC
This Polyangiaceae bacterium DNA region includes the following protein-coding sequences:
- a CDS encoding OmpA family protein, with the protein product MNRQDDNRRAGSPRPKYPRGFMLGATLGALFCAVACAAPVQENTDPNLPPAGADNEYNPSLGEPAKYSARYVQIDVGPAEAGCPTEIPFFDFDKAKARPQDHLELSGLAECLNDPNHRDAKILLIGHTDTRGSTAYNQRLGLERAQTVKDVLVAYGISPDRIELKSAGESQARAGNDPLIAQGYDRRVDVVQLEIKRPY
- a CDS encoding bacteriocin family protein; this translates as MDFLRQRLAPISGAAWAAVEAEVAGVLRTRLSTRRVVDVDGPKGFDFSALNLGRVSTPESQEARVQYGVRQVQPLVEVRVPFELEQWELDNLSRGADDVNLDPAVDAAIQLATFEERAVYNGFAQGGITGLNSAKHHEAIRWNRDPEALPKLVASGLARFREQGVDGPYALVLDTKSYRELSAAGESYPPRKLLARTLEGDIIHAPDAPKPMLLSMRGGDFTTTIGQDCSLGYEAHTATHLRLYLTETFTFRMTGPEAVIRFE
- the glmU gene encoding bifunctional UDP-N-acetylglucosamine diphosphorylase/glucosamine-1-phosphate N-acetyltransferase GlmU, with translation MSELVAIILAAGKGTRMKSALNKVLHPVAGRPLVHFPVRAAFEAGAERVVIVVNPENRDAIQSYIEAAFGRERVAFATQDPPRGTGDAARVGLEPLQDAERVMILCGDTPLLRSEDLARLTKALEEQPASPVAFLTCILEEPGSYGRILRDAEGKVQEIREFKDLRSDEERAVQEINAGVYVARTAFLRDALASLDSNNAQGEFYLTDVVARATGAGGALGIVGEEEAMLGVNDRAQLAEAEAILFRRIAVAHGRRGANIRGNARIDDSVEVGVDATIQDGVCLRGSTQVEEGATIDVGCVITDSRIGKNAMLKPYSVVIGSSVGEWAEIGPFAHLRPESLVEEKARVGNFVEIKKTRLRKGAKANHLAYLGDGDVGENANIGAGTIFCNYDGFKKHRTVIGAGAFIGSDSQLVAPVNIGAGAYVATGTTVTQDVPDDALAIARLKQENKLGYAGRLKARLQAAARRDSEKLRVEGKK